A window of Choloepus didactylus isolate mChoDid1 chromosome 21, mChoDid1.pri, whole genome shotgun sequence contains these coding sequences:
- the LOC119517681 gene encoding ribonucleoside-diphosphate reductase subunit M2-like: MLSVRVPLATLADQQLLQLSPLKGLSLADKENTPPALSSSRVLASKTARKIFQEPAEPEKTKVPAPSVEDEPLLRENPRRFVIFPIEYHDIWQMYKKAEASFWTAEEVDLSKDIQHWEALKPEERYFISHVLAFFAASDGIVNENLVERFSQEVQITEARCFYGFQIAMENIHSEMYSLLIDTYIKDSKEREFLFNAIETMPCVKKKADWALRWIGDKEATYGERVVAFAAVEGIFFSGSFASIFWLKKRGLMPGLTFSNELISRDEGLHCDFACLMFKHLVHKPSEQRVKDIIINAVRIEQEFLTEALPVKLIGMNCTLMKQYIEFVADRLMLELGFSKVFRVENPFDFMENISLEGKTNFFEKRVGEYQRMGVMSTSTENSFTLDADF; encoded by the coding sequence ATGCTCTCCGTGCGCGTCCCGCTCGCCACCCTGGCGGACCAGCAGCTGCTCCAGCTCTCGCCCCTGAAGGGGCTCAGCCTGGCGGACAAGGAGAACACGCCCCCGGCCCTCAGCAGTTCCCGCGTCCTGGCCAGCAAGACCGCCCGGAAGATCTTCCAGGAGCCCGCCGAGCCGGAGAAAACTAAGGTTCCTGCCCCCAGCGTGGAGGATGAGCCACTCCTGAGAGAAAATCCCCGCCGCTTTGTCATCTTTCCTATCGAATACCATGATATTTGGCAGATGTATAAGAAAGCTGAGGCTTCCTTTTGGACAGCTGAGGAGGTGGATCTTTCCAAGGACATTCAGCACTGGGAAGCCCTGAAGCCTGAGGAGAGATATTTTATATCACATGTTCTAGCTTTCTTTGCAGCAAGTGATGGCATAGTAAATGAAAACTTGGTGGAGCGATTTAGCCAAGAAGTTCAGATTACAGAAGCCCGCTGTTTCTATGGCTTCCAAATTGCCATGGAAAACATACATTCCGAAATGTATAGTCTCCTTATCGACACTTACATTAAAGATTCCAAAGAAAGGGAATTTCTCTTCAATGCAATTGAAACGATGCCTTGCGTAAAGAAGAAGGCAGACTGGGCCTTGCGTTGGATTGGGGACAAAGAAGCTACCTATGGAGAACGTGTCGTAGCTTTTGCAGCAGTAGAAGGAATCTTCTTTTCTGGCTCTTTTGCATCCATCTTCTGGCTTAAGAAACGAGGATTGATGCCTGGCCTCACATTTTCCAATGAACTTATTAGCAGAGATGAGGGTTTACACTGTGACTTTGCCTGCCTCATGTTCAAACACCTGGTTCACAAACCTTCGGAACAGAGAGTAAAAGATATAATTATCAATGCTGTTAGGATAGAACAGGAGTTCCTTACGGAGGCCTTGCCTGTCAAGCTGATTGGAATGAATTGCACTTTAATGAAGCAGTACATTGAATTCGTGGCAGACAGACTTATGCTGGAACTGGGTTTCAGCAAGGTTTTCAGAGTGGAGAATCCCTTTGACTTTATGGAGAATATTTCGCTGGAAGGGAAGACAAA